The uncultured Bacteroides sp. genomic sequence GCGGAATGATGCCGAGTTATCACCGCCGTATAAGCATTGCCCCGATGGATGTCTATTCTATGGCTTTGGTACGTGTAGGTTCGGGAAGTAATCTGCCGGGATATTATATGTATCATGGGGGAACGAATCCTGAAGGTGTACTTTCTACGCTGAATGAGAAGCAGGCCAGCAATCATACTTACTGGAATGATCTTCCGGTGAAATCGTACGATTTTCAGGCTCCGTTGGGTGAATTCGGGCAGATGAACGGACAATATCATTTATTGAGGCGATTGCATCTGTTCCTGCATGACTTTGGTTCGGAACTGACTACCATGCAACCTTCATTTCCTGCCAATGCATCGACTAATTTCAATGCCGATTCTCTGTTACGTTGGTGTGTGAGGAGCGATGGACACAGCGGATATGTATTTGTGAACAATTATCACAGGCTGAAATCGCTGGCTCCGAAAGAAGGTGTGCAGTTTGATGTTGATTTACCCGATGGCCGGTTGACTTTCCCTTCGGTACCTGTAACCGTTCCTTCAGATTGCAGCTTCTTCTGGCCGTTTAACATGAAACTGAACGGGGCTTCGCTGGTCTATGCAACTACTCAGCCCATAGCGAAGCTGACCGATGGAAAGGAGTTGACTGTAGTATTTGCGAAGAGTGAAGGCATACCTGCTGAATTTGTCTTTGCAGAAAAAGGAGTGAAAGTTCTCTCTTCTTCTGTAAAAGCTAGGAAAGCTGGCAGACGTATCTGTTTTACAGATGTGAAGCCCGGTACCGATGCTGCAATTCGTCTGTGCGATGCCAGAGGACGACAGATAAATATTGTTTTGCTAAGTGATGCTTCTTCGCTGAAATGCTGGAAGGCAGAGTTGGCAGGGAAGGAACGTTTATTTCTATCGGAGGGCGGACTGACTTGTGATGGTAATCACTTGCAACTTGATACCAAAACCACAGATAAAGCTTTTGTATCCATATATCCTGCTCCTCAGAAACTATCAGTGAATAGGAAAGATTTGAAAGGCTCTCACGATGGAATGTTTACGCGTTATGAGATAAATCGTCCCGAAGTAAGACCTCTAGCAGTTTCTTTAAAGCTGGTAAAGGAAGCTGGTGTGGCTCGTAAGATTGAAATAGGCAAGGCAAAGGTTGCCATTCAGCCGGAAGATTCTGACTTTGAAAAAGGAGCTGCTGTATGGAATGTAGAATTGCCTGAGCATATTGATCTGCAGCGTGATCTTTACCTGAGCTTCCCTTATACAGGTGATGTAGCAAGAATTTATCTGGGCGATAAGTTGCTGACAGACAATTTCTATAACGGTAAACCATTCGAGCTTGGCTTGAAGCGCTATGCTCCGGATATTTATCATCAGATTTTGTCCATTAGGATTCTTCCTCTGCGTAAGGATGCACCAATCTATCTACCCAAATCGGCTTGGCCGGACTTCAAGGATAAGGACAGCGTTGTTTCCCTGCCCAAAGTAGATATGTACGAAAAACAACAGATTGTTTTGCTGGTGGAATAAAATATAAGCAATAGAATACAAGGGCAGAAAAGTATTAGGAGAGTAGTTATTATTCTCCTAATATTTTTTTAGTAGTCGTTCATTTAGTAGATTTTATTTTCTGAATTTTGCATTTAAGGAAAGATTCAGTCAAGAGTATTGCACATGAAATAAACCAGATGCATAATCCTCCGATAATTGACATCAAGAAGCTGCACCCTAAATAGAGAAATAGTAAATTGTAGGGAACAGAAAAAGCAAGAGCGCCTAATATCCCCTTCCATGATCCTCCTTTTGATTTTACAACTGATTTATCACCACAAAATTGACATGTAATTTTGCGATTATTATTCCATAAACATTTATGAATCTCATTGAATGGAATTTCATTCCCACATTGTGGGCAGTATTTATTTTTCATTAGATCAATTTTCTGTTGATTAACAAATGTAGCTATTTCTAATGATAAATCAGAGCGTGGATATGTGAAAAAACTATTTAGAGAAGAATTAAAAAATCCCGCAATAAAGGTGGAGGGCACTGAAAAAGTCTTTCAATTTTTCAGATTATCGTTCACGAGTCGATAAAATTCAAAATAGCCAAGCCCAGAAATCGGACTTGGCTATTTTTCTATATTTCCTGAAAAATAAACTTGAAAGGGTTCGGATAGTCGTAAACATTGCTACATGGGCATTTTTCAGTTGATTTACAGGGAAAATACGCCTTCTTAGATTAATTTGAGAATTCTCTTGACATTTGCAGCAAAAATGGCCATGGCGCCTTGAAGTTGCATGCATGTCAGGCCGTATGACAATGCCCTATCATACCCGAAGACATTCTTAAGTTCCGCATTTTTAGCTTCTATCTTGTATCGTGATCTAGATTTGGCCCTAAATTCATCCGTTTCTTGAAAATCTATCTGGTGTTTATGTTCGTCAGATTTAATCCTGACCGAGTAGGTTTTCGTTTTTGCACCCTCTTTGTAACATCCTTGCCGCCTGCCACATATCCGACATTTGTCAGTATTGAAGAAGTATACGATAAACTGATTCTTTCCTTGATTCTTTTTACCCTGCTTGGCACGCCGTATCGCCATATGCCCTGCAGGGCATACGAACATACCCGCATCCTTATTGAATTCAAAACTTTGCTCCGCCCGTCGGGAGCCTTGGCTTATGGCAGGATTAAGTTTTGCCACCAGTTCAAATCCTTTTTGCTCATCTTGAGCGAGCTGAATGTTGTTCTTTCCCGAATATGCGGTGTCTCCAATGACTGTTTCAACTTCCATGCCGTTGTTTCGGCTCTGTTCAACAAGTTCGGGTAATTGGGGACCGTCACCCTTCTCCCCGGAAGTGACTGTGGCGGCAGTGATTATACGTTCGTCACTCATGGCGATGTGTGTCTTATAGCCAAAGAACGACTTGTCCTGGCTTTTGTGTCCAACCCGTGCATCTTCATCTGTGGAGCTGACATAATGATCCTCGATATCTGAAAGCGTTTCCTTGAGCATGTTCAGACGCTCTCTGACTTTGGGAACATTGACCAATGTCTCGTTGTCGGATACGACTTCAAACAACGCTTTGGTATAATCAAGCTCATGCTCCAGATCGTCATCTTCATTCTTCAGGGGCAAACCTTCTTTTATTGACTCCTCCACATCATAAAGGCTCTTGCGCAACTGCTTTGAACGAAGTCGCAAAATCTCGACAGGCGAATACGGGTTGCTCCGTGAACCGGTGTGTGTGGAATCAACAATAATGGTCTTTGACTTGATGATTCCCTTGTCTATTGCAATAGACACTGTCGTTCCTATAAGCAGATTCAACAAATCCTTGTCCTTCAAACGGAGTCGGCGAAACTTACACAAAGAACTTGGAGAGATCAATTCGGTTTCCTCGGGAGCCAGATCCAAAAAGTATTTGAATGAAAGATCATATCGCGAGCGTTCAACAACGTCCACGTCCGAAATATCAAAGATTGTCTTTAACAAAAGATATTTGAACATCCTGATCGGGCACTCGGCCGTACGACCGTTATTCAGGCAGTATTTGTCCAGGAGTTCCTTATGGACGAAAGAGAAGTCTATCAGGTCGTTTATTTGACGCAATAGATTGTCCTGTGGAATAAGCAAATCGTATAGATCTGTGTAATTACTGAACGGTATGGCTTGTTGCAATGGAAGCATATCGGATTGATTTATACTTATAAAGGTATAAAAAAAACAGCACATATCCCAATCTTTTAATGGATATGTGCTGAGTAATTTAATTGCCGAAAAACCTAAAGAGCCAGTTTTTCAGTGCCCTCATAAAGGTGCCGTATCACTACGCTACTTTTATTGCAGGATTAAGATGAAAAACATCAGCGAAATTAATCT encodes the following:
- a CDS encoding beta-galactosidase yields the protein MKKEYIIGGLFAACCLCNANASVHAVLKDNQHVVSLKNADKQKLYVVKVPKGEKMNGDIFHLGTAVNPQGSTVTFNSQSMLLNGEPVLPVMGEFHFSRYPEGEWRNELLKMKAGGINVVATYIFWVHHEEVKGKYNWSGQHDLHKFVELCHELGLYVVLRIGPWCHGEVRNGGFPEWMVNGGFKLRENNPEYLAELQDWYSHIFDQVKGMMWKDGGPVIGVQLENEYGGMWVHLMTLKKMVREIGFDVPLYTRTGWPKLSSPATFGEIIPLYGDYADGFWDRSLKEMPGDYGKSYIFRSFRGSTVIATEQLPKQSDKDDRGDMAYPYLTCELGGGMMPSYHRRISIAPMDVYSMALVRVGSGSNLPGYYMYHGGTNPEGVLSTLNEKQASNHTYWNDLPVKSYDFQAPLGEFGQMNGQYHLLRRLHLFLHDFGSELTTMQPSFPANASTNFNADSLLRWCVRSDGHSGYVFVNNYHRLKSLAPKEGVQFDVDLPDGRLTFPSVPVTVPSDCSFFWPFNMKLNGASLVYATTQPIAKLTDGKELTVVFAKSEGIPAEFVFAEKGVKVLSSSVKARKAGRRICFTDVKPGTDAAIRLCDARGRQINIVLLSDASSLKCWKAELAGKERLFLSEGGLTCDGNHLQLDTKTTDKAFVSIYPAPQKLSVNRKDLKGSHDGMFTRYEINRPEVRPLAVSLKLVKEAGVARKIEIGKAKVAIQPEDSDFEKGAAVWNVELPEHIDLQRDLYLSFPYTGDVARIYLGDKLLTDNFYNGKPFELGLKRYAPDIYHQILSIRILPLRKDAPIYLPKSAWPDFKDKDSVVSLPKVDMYEKQQIVLLVE
- a CDS encoding IS1182 family transposase produces the protein MLPLQQAIPFSNYTDLYDLLIPQDNLLRQINDLIDFSFVHKELLDKYCLNNGRTAECPIRMFKYLLLKTIFDISDVDVVERSRYDLSFKYFLDLAPEETELISPSSLCKFRRLRLKDKDLLNLLIGTTVSIAIDKGIIKSKTIIVDSTHTGSRSNPYSPVEILRLRSKQLRKSLYDVEESIKEGLPLKNEDDDLEHELDYTKALFEVVSDNETLVNVPKVRERLNMLKETLSDIEDHYVSSTDEDARVGHKSQDKSFFGYKTHIAMSDERIITAATVTSGEKGDGPQLPELVEQSRNNGMEVETVIGDTAYSGKNNIQLAQDEQKGFELVAKLNPAISQGSRRAEQSFEFNKDAGMFVCPAGHMAIRRAKQGKKNQGKNQFIVYFFNTDKCRICGRRQGCYKEGAKTKTYSVRIKSDEHKHQIDFQETDEFRAKSRSRYKIEAKNAELKNVFGYDRALSYGLTCMQLQGAMAIFAANVKRILKLI